A single region of the Xenopus laevis strain J_2021 chromosome 4L, Xenopus_laevis_v10.1, whole genome shotgun sequence genome encodes:
- the adgrl2.L gene encoding adhesion G protein-coupled receptor L2 isoform X2 has product MVTPGSRMQTYWLFLVIIILQFTEAFSRAALPFGLVRRELACEGYPIDLRCPGSDVIMVESANYGRTDDKICDADPFQMENTDCHLPDAYKIMSQRCNNRTQCVVVTGSDVFPDPCPGTYKYLEVQYECVPYIFVCPGAMQAVVDSPYIFEAEQKAGAWCKDPLQAADKIYFMPWTPYRTDTLIEYASLQDFQNGRQTTTYKLPNRVDGTGFVVYDGAVFFNKERTRNIVKFDLRTRIKSGEAIINYANYHDTSPYRWGGKTDIDLAVDENGLWVIYATEQNNGMIVISQLNPYTLRFEGTWETTYDKRAASNAFMICGVLYVVRSVYQDNESETGKNAIDYIFNTKLKRGESVDIPFPNQYQYIAAVDYNPRDNQLYVWNNNFILRYSLEFNLQDLAQVPTTAVAETPSVELLETTTSTTTTTTITTTTSQKVLVSTTLATGTKEGSRGPRPPPVVSTTKNPPLTSVYPLPEKYCEAKEARGIIWPQTHRGTIVERPCPKGTRGISSYLCLISTGTWSLRGPDLSNCTSHWVNQLAQKIRSGENAASLANELAKHTKGPIFAGDVSSSVRLMEQLVDILDAQLQELKPNEKDSVGRSYNKLQKREKTCRAYLKAIVDTVDNLLRSDALQSWRDMNSSEQAHAATMLLDTLEEGAFVLADNLAEPTRVSMPTENIILEVAVLSTEGQVQELKFPQGSKGGNLIQLSANTVKQNSRNGLAKLVFILYKSLGQFLSTENATIKLGADLAGRNTTIAVNSHVIAASINKESSRVYLTDPVFFTLEHTDPNNYFNANCSFWNYSERTMMGYWSTQGCRLVETNKTHTTCACSHLTNFAILMAHREIVYNNNVQELLLTVITWVGIVISLVCLAICIFTFCFFRGLQSDRNTIHKNLCINLFVAEFLFLIGIDKTDYEIACPIFAGLLHFFFLAAFAWMCLEGVQLYLMLVEVFESEYSRKKYYYVAGYLFPATVVGVSAAIDYKSYGTEKACWLRIDNNFIWSFIGPVTFIILLNLVFLVITLCKMVKHSSTLKPDSSRLENINNYRVCDGYYNTDLPGYEDNKPFIKSWVLGAFALLCLLGLTWSFGLLFVNEETVVMTYLFTVFNAFQGMFIFIFHCALQKKVRKEYSKCFRHSYCCGGLPTESPHSAVKASTARTSARYSSGTQSRIRRMWNDTVRKQSESSFISGDINSTSTLNQGMTGNYLLTNPLLRPHGTNNPYNTLLAETVVCNTPSAPVFNSSATYRETRHSLSNARDSSAMDTLPLNGNFNNSYSLRNGDYSDGVQVVDCGLSLNDTAFEKMIISELVHNNLRSSSKIHNLERTLPVKTVIGGSSSEDDAIVADASSLMHGDNPGLELHHKELEAPLIPQRTHSLLYHPQKKVKTEGTDSYVSQLTAEAEDNLQSPNRDSLYTSMPNLRDSPYPESSPDIEEDLSPSRKSENEDLYYKSMPNLGAGHHLQMYYQISRGNSDGYIIPINKEGCIPEGDVREGQMQLVTSL; this is encoded by the exons TCTTTGTGTGTCCGGGGGCAATGCAAGCAGTTGTGGATTCTCCATATATATTTGAAGCAGAACAAAAAGCAGGTGCTTGGTGTAAAGACCCACTGCAAGCAGCagataaaatttattttatgccatggACTCCTTACCGTACGGATACATTAATAGAGTATGCTTCTTTACAAGACTTTCAAAATGGCAGACAGACTACAACATATAAACTTCCCAATCGAGTGGATGGCACTGGATTTGTTGTGTATGATGGAGCAGTGTTTTTCAACAAAGAAAGAACAAGGAATATTGTAAAATTTGACTTGAGGACTAGAATCAAGAGTGGAGAAGCTATTATTAATTATGCTAATTACCATGACACCTCTCCATATCGATGGGGTGGGAAGACTGATATTGATCTAGCTGTTGATGAAAATGGATTATGGGTGATATATGCTACTGAACAAAACAATGGTATGATAGTCATCAGTCAATTAAACCCATATACACTCAGATTTGAAGGAACCTGGGAAACCACATATGACAAGCGGGCAGCATCTAATGCTTTTATGATATGTGGAGTTCTGTATGTTGTTCGATCTGTATATCAAGATAATGAAAGTGAAACCGGAAAGAATGCAATAGACTACATTTTCAACACCAAACTTAAACGTGGGGAATCTGTTGATATTCCTTTCCCAAACCAATACCAGTACATTGCTGCAGTGGATTACAACCCAAGAGATAACCAATTATATGTCTGGAATAATAACTTCATCCTGAGATATTCCTTAGAGTTCAACCTTCAGGATCTAGCCCAAG TGCCTACAACAGCAGTGGCAGAAACACCTTCGGTAGAATTGCTTGAAACCACTAcatccaccaccaccaccaccaccatcacaACAACAACATCTCAAAAAGTGCTTGTTAGCACAACATTGGCTACTGGTACAAAGGAAGGAAGCAGAGGGCCCAGACCTCCACCAGTAGTTTCAACCACAAAGAACCCTCCACTTACTAGTGTATACCCTCTGCCAGAAAAGTACTGTGAAGCAAAGGAGGCCAGAGGAATTATCTGGCCGCAGACACATAGAGGGACAATAGTAGAACGCCCATGCCCCAAAGGAACTCGGG GTATATCTTCCTACCTCTGCTTGATCTCCACTGGAACTTGGAGCCTTAGAGGCCCAGACCTCAGCAATTGTACCTCCCACTGGGTAAACCAGTTGGCTCAAAAG ATAAGAAGTGGGGAAAATGCTGCTAGCCTTGCCAATGAATTGGCAAAACATACAAAAGGCCCAATATTTGCTGGTGATGTAAGCTCTTCGGTGAGGCTAATGGAACAACTGGTTGACATTCTTGACGCTCAGTTGCAAGAATTGAAGCCTAATGAAAAGGACTCAGTTGGGCGCAGTTATAACAAG ctcCAAAAGCGAGAGAAGACATGCAGGGCTTACCTTAAG gCTATCGTTGACACAGTAGACAATCTGCTAAGATCTGACGCTCTGCAGTCTTGGAGGGACATGAATTCTTCTGAACAAGCTCATGCTGCAACAATGTTACTTGATACTTTAGAAGAGGGGGCTTTTGTTTTGGCTGACAATCTTGCAGAGCCAACACGTGTCTCCATGCCCACTGAAAATATTA TTCTAGAGGTTGCTGTGCTCAGTACAGAGGGCCAGGTGCAAGAGTTGAAATTTCCTCAGGGCAGTAAAGGAGGGAATTTGATCCAGCTTTCTGCAAACACCGTCAAACAGAACAGCAGGAATG GTCTCGCAAAGTTGGTGTTCATTCTTTACAAAAGTCTGGGCCAGTTTCTAAGCACTGAAAATGCAACTATAAAACTAGGAGCAGATTTGGCTGGTCGGAACACGACAATTGCAGTAAACTCCCATGTTATTGCAGCTTCAATAAACAAAGAGTCCAGCCGCGTGTATCTAACGGATCCAGTGTTTTTTACCCTGGAACACACTGAT CCAAACAATTATTTTAACGCCAACTGTTCTTTCTGGAATTACTCAGAGAGGACTATGATGGGATATTGGTCCACTCAGGGTTGCAGACTGGTTGAAACAAACAAAACTCACACAACGTGTGCCTGTAGCCACCTGACAAATTTTGCTATACTGATGGCCCACAGAGAAATTGTG TACAATAATAATGTTCAGGAACTGCTTCTCACTGTCATCACTTGGGTTGGAATCGTCATCTCTCTAGTCTGCCTGGCTATCTGCATCTTTACGTTCTGCTTTTTCCGTGGTCTACAGAGTGATCGCAATACAATTCATAAGAATCTTTGCATCAACCTTTTTGTGGCAGAATTCCTTTTCCTAATAGGCATTGATAAAACAGACTATGAG ATTGCTTGCCCAATATTTGCGGGCCTTCTTCACTTTTTCTTTCTTGCTGCATTTGCCTGGATGTGCCTGGAAGGTGTGCAGCTTTATCTCATGCTAGTGGAAGTATTTGAGAGTGAATATTCAAGAAAGAAGTATTATTATGTGGCCGGTTACCTCTTTCCTGCAACAGTCGTTGGTGTATCGGCTGCTATAGACTACAAAAGCTATGGAACTGAAAAAGC GTGCTGGTTGAGAATAGATAACAATTTCATTTGGAGTTTCATTGGTCCAGTCACTTTCATTATTTTG CTCAACCTTGTTTTCCTTGTGATAACGTTGTGCAAAATGGTGAAGCATTCCAGCACACTGAAGCCAGATTCCAGTCGATTAGAAAACATTAA TAATTACCGTGTTTGTGATGGCTACTATAATACGGACTTACCTGG ATATGAAGATAATAAACCTTTTATCAA ATCTTGGGTTCTTGGAGCCTTCGCTCTTTTGTGTCTACTCGGCCTTACATGGTCTTTCGGCCTGCTGTTCGTCAATGAGGAAACTGTTGTGATGACATACCTCTTTACAGTCTTTAACGCTTTCCAgggaatgtttatttttatatttcactgtGCCCTTCAAAAGAAA GTCCGGAAAGAATATAGCAAATGTTTCAGGCACTCGTACTGCTGTGGTGGTCTTCCAACAGAGAGCCCCCATAGTGCAGTAAAGGCGTCAACTGCAAGAACTAGTGCTCGATATTCCTCTGGCACTCAG AGCCGTATAAGAAGAATGTGGAATGACACTGTAAGAAAGCAGTCAGAATCTTCCTTTATCTCAGGTGACATAAACAGTACATCTACCCTTAATCAAG GAATGACTGGCAATTACCTACTAACAAACCCTCTTCTTCGACCCCACGGCACTAACAATCCTTATAACACTTTGCTCGCTGAAACAGTTGTATGTAATACCCCTTCTGCTCCTGTGTTTAACTCATCAG CGACCTACAGAGAGACAA GACATTCACTGAGCAATGCCAGGGATTCAAGTGCCATGGATACTCTACCGCTAAATGGTAATTTTAACAACAGTTACTCTCTACGAAATGGGGACTACAGTGATGGCGTACAAGTTGTAGACTGTGGACTAAGTCTGAATGATACTGCATTTGAAAAAATGATAATTTCAGAATTAGTACACAACAACCTCCGAAGCAGCAGTAAGATCCACAACCTAGAGAGGACACTACCAGTCAAAACTGTCATTGGTGGAAGCAGTAGCGAAGATGATGCCATTGTAGCAGATGCTTCATCATTGATGCATGGCGATAACCCAGGCCTGGAGCTTCACCACAAAGAGTTAGAGGCACCTCTTATTCCACAACGGACTCACTCTCTTCTGTACCACCCACAGAAAAAAGTGAAGACCGAAGGAACAGACAGCTATGTGTCACAGTTAACAGCAGAGGCTGAAGACAATCTTCAATCCCCAAACAGAGACTCTCTATATACCAGTATGCCCAACCTAAGGGACTCTCCATATCCAGAAAGTAGCCCTGATATTGAAGAGGATCTATCTCCCTCACGAAAAAGTGAAAATGAGGACTTATACTATAAAAGCATGCCAAATCTTGGAGCAGGTCACCATCTTCAAATGTACTACCAGATAAGCAGAGGAAATAGTGATGGCTATATTATACCAATAAACAAAGAAGGCTGTATTCCAGAAGGGGATGTCAGGGAAGGACAAATGCAGTTAGTTACAAGTCTTTAA
- the adgrl2.L gene encoding adhesion G protein-coupled receptor L2 isoform X5: MVTPGSRMQTYWLFLVIIILQFTEAFSRAALPFGLVRRELACEGYPIDLRCPGSDVIMVESANYGRTDDKICDADPFQMENTDCHLPDAYKIMSQRCNNRTQCVVVTGSDVFPDPCPGTYKYLEVQYECVPYKVEQKVFVCPGAMQAVVDSPYIFEAEQKAGAWCKDPLQAADKIYFMPWTPYRTDTLIEYASLQDFQNGRQTTTYKLPNRVDGTGFVVYDGAVFFNKERTRNIVKFDLRTRIKSGEAIINYANYHDTSPYRWGGKTDIDLAVDENGLWVIYATEQNNGMIVISQLNPYTLRFEGTWETTYDKRAASNAFMICGVLYVVRSVYQDNESETGKNAIDYIFNTKLKRGESVDIPFPNQYQYIAAVDYNPRDNQLYVWNNNFILRYSLEFNLQDLAQVPTTAVAETPSVELLETTTSTTTTTTITTTTSQKVLVSTTLATGTKEGSRGPRPPPVVSTTKNPPLTSVYPLPEKYCEAKEARGIIWPQTHRGTIVERPCPKGTRGISSYLCLISTGTWSLRGPDLSNCTSHWVNQLAQKIRSGENAASLANELAKHTKGPIFAGDVSSSVRLMEQLVDILDAQLQELKPNEKDSVGRSYNKAIVDTVDNLLRSDALQSWRDMNSSEQAHAATMLLDTLEEGAFVLADNLAEPTRVSMPTENIILEVAVLSTEGQVQELKFPQGSKGGNLIQLSANTVKQNSRNGLAKLVFILYKSLGQFLSTENATIKLGADLAGRNTTIAVNSHVIAASINKESSRVYLTDPVFFTLEHTDPNNYFNANCSFWNYSERTMMGYWSTQGCRLVETNKTHTTCACSHLTNFAILMAHREIVYNNNVQELLLTVITWVGIVISLVCLAICIFTFCFFRGLQSDRNTIHKNLCINLFVAEFLFLIGIDKTDYEIACPIFAGLLHFFFLAAFAWMCLEGVQLYLMLVEVFESEYSRKKYYYVAGYLFPATVVGVSAAIDYKSYGTEKACWLRIDNNFIWSFIGPVTFIILLNLVFLVITLCKMVKHSSTLKPDSSRLENINNYRVCDGYYNTDLPGYEDNKPFIKSWVLGAFALLCLLGLTWSFGLLFVNEETVVMTYLFTVFNAFQGMFIFIFHCALQKKVRKEYSKCFRHSYCCGGLPTESPHSAVKASTARTSARYSSGTQSRIRRMWNDTVRKQSESSFISGDINSTSTLNQGMTGNYLLTNPLLRPHGTNNPYNTLLAETVVCNTPSAPVFNSSATYRETRHSLSNARDSSAMDTLPLNGNFNNSYSLRNGDYSDGVQVVDCGLSLNDTAFEKMIISELVHNNLRSSSKIHNLERTLPVKTVIGGSSSEDDAIVADASSLMHGDNPGLELHHKELEAPLIPQRTHSLLYHPQKKVKTEGTDSYVSQLTAEAEDNLQSPNRDSLYTSMPNLRDSPYPESSPDIEEDLSPSRKSENEDLYYKSMPNLGAGHHLQMYYQISRGNSDGYIIPINKEGCIPEGDVREGQMQLVTSL; encoded by the exons AAGTGGAGCAAAAAG TCTTTGTGTGTCCGGGGGCAATGCAAGCAGTTGTGGATTCTCCATATATATTTGAAGCAGAACAAAAAGCAGGTGCTTGGTGTAAAGACCCACTGCAAGCAGCagataaaatttattttatgccatggACTCCTTACCGTACGGATACATTAATAGAGTATGCTTCTTTACAAGACTTTCAAAATGGCAGACAGACTACAACATATAAACTTCCCAATCGAGTGGATGGCACTGGATTTGTTGTGTATGATGGAGCAGTGTTTTTCAACAAAGAAAGAACAAGGAATATTGTAAAATTTGACTTGAGGACTAGAATCAAGAGTGGAGAAGCTATTATTAATTATGCTAATTACCATGACACCTCTCCATATCGATGGGGTGGGAAGACTGATATTGATCTAGCTGTTGATGAAAATGGATTATGGGTGATATATGCTACTGAACAAAACAATGGTATGATAGTCATCAGTCAATTAAACCCATATACACTCAGATTTGAAGGAACCTGGGAAACCACATATGACAAGCGGGCAGCATCTAATGCTTTTATGATATGTGGAGTTCTGTATGTTGTTCGATCTGTATATCAAGATAATGAAAGTGAAACCGGAAAGAATGCAATAGACTACATTTTCAACACCAAACTTAAACGTGGGGAATCTGTTGATATTCCTTTCCCAAACCAATACCAGTACATTGCTGCAGTGGATTACAACCCAAGAGATAACCAATTATATGTCTGGAATAATAACTTCATCCTGAGATATTCCTTAGAGTTCAACCTTCAGGATCTAGCCCAAG TGCCTACAACAGCAGTGGCAGAAACACCTTCGGTAGAATTGCTTGAAACCACTAcatccaccaccaccaccaccaccatcacaACAACAACATCTCAAAAAGTGCTTGTTAGCACAACATTGGCTACTGGTACAAAGGAAGGAAGCAGAGGGCCCAGACCTCCACCAGTAGTTTCAACCACAAAGAACCCTCCACTTACTAGTGTATACCCTCTGCCAGAAAAGTACTGTGAAGCAAAGGAGGCCAGAGGAATTATCTGGCCGCAGACACATAGAGGGACAATAGTAGAACGCCCATGCCCCAAAGGAACTCGGG GTATATCTTCCTACCTCTGCTTGATCTCCACTGGAACTTGGAGCCTTAGAGGCCCAGACCTCAGCAATTGTACCTCCCACTGGGTAAACCAGTTGGCTCAAAAG ATAAGAAGTGGGGAAAATGCTGCTAGCCTTGCCAATGAATTGGCAAAACATACAAAAGGCCCAATATTTGCTGGTGATGTAAGCTCTTCGGTGAGGCTAATGGAACAACTGGTTGACATTCTTGACGCTCAGTTGCAAGAATTGAAGCCTAATGAAAAGGACTCAGTTGGGCGCAGTTATAACAAG gCTATCGTTGACACAGTAGACAATCTGCTAAGATCTGACGCTCTGCAGTCTTGGAGGGACATGAATTCTTCTGAACAAGCTCATGCTGCAACAATGTTACTTGATACTTTAGAAGAGGGGGCTTTTGTTTTGGCTGACAATCTTGCAGAGCCAACACGTGTCTCCATGCCCACTGAAAATATTA TTCTAGAGGTTGCTGTGCTCAGTACAGAGGGCCAGGTGCAAGAGTTGAAATTTCCTCAGGGCAGTAAAGGAGGGAATTTGATCCAGCTTTCTGCAAACACCGTCAAACAGAACAGCAGGAATG GTCTCGCAAAGTTGGTGTTCATTCTTTACAAAAGTCTGGGCCAGTTTCTAAGCACTGAAAATGCAACTATAAAACTAGGAGCAGATTTGGCTGGTCGGAACACGACAATTGCAGTAAACTCCCATGTTATTGCAGCTTCAATAAACAAAGAGTCCAGCCGCGTGTATCTAACGGATCCAGTGTTTTTTACCCTGGAACACACTGAT CCAAACAATTATTTTAACGCCAACTGTTCTTTCTGGAATTACTCAGAGAGGACTATGATGGGATATTGGTCCACTCAGGGTTGCAGACTGGTTGAAACAAACAAAACTCACACAACGTGTGCCTGTAGCCACCTGACAAATTTTGCTATACTGATGGCCCACAGAGAAATTGTG TACAATAATAATGTTCAGGAACTGCTTCTCACTGTCATCACTTGGGTTGGAATCGTCATCTCTCTAGTCTGCCTGGCTATCTGCATCTTTACGTTCTGCTTTTTCCGTGGTCTACAGAGTGATCGCAATACAATTCATAAGAATCTTTGCATCAACCTTTTTGTGGCAGAATTCCTTTTCCTAATAGGCATTGATAAAACAGACTATGAG ATTGCTTGCCCAATATTTGCGGGCCTTCTTCACTTTTTCTTTCTTGCTGCATTTGCCTGGATGTGCCTGGAAGGTGTGCAGCTTTATCTCATGCTAGTGGAAGTATTTGAGAGTGAATATTCAAGAAAGAAGTATTATTATGTGGCCGGTTACCTCTTTCCTGCAACAGTCGTTGGTGTATCGGCTGCTATAGACTACAAAAGCTATGGAACTGAAAAAGC GTGCTGGTTGAGAATAGATAACAATTTCATTTGGAGTTTCATTGGTCCAGTCACTTTCATTATTTTG CTCAACCTTGTTTTCCTTGTGATAACGTTGTGCAAAATGGTGAAGCATTCCAGCACACTGAAGCCAGATTCCAGTCGATTAGAAAACATTAA TAATTACCGTGTTTGTGATGGCTACTATAATACGGACTTACCTGG ATATGAAGATAATAAACCTTTTATCAA ATCTTGGGTTCTTGGAGCCTTCGCTCTTTTGTGTCTACTCGGCCTTACATGGTCTTTCGGCCTGCTGTTCGTCAATGAGGAAACTGTTGTGATGACATACCTCTTTACAGTCTTTAACGCTTTCCAgggaatgtttatttttatatttcactgtGCCCTTCAAAAGAAA GTCCGGAAAGAATATAGCAAATGTTTCAGGCACTCGTACTGCTGTGGTGGTCTTCCAACAGAGAGCCCCCATAGTGCAGTAAAGGCGTCAACTGCAAGAACTAGTGCTCGATATTCCTCTGGCACTCAG AGCCGTATAAGAAGAATGTGGAATGACACTGTAAGAAAGCAGTCAGAATCTTCCTTTATCTCAGGTGACATAAACAGTACATCTACCCTTAATCAAG GAATGACTGGCAATTACCTACTAACAAACCCTCTTCTTCGACCCCACGGCACTAACAATCCTTATAACACTTTGCTCGCTGAAACAGTTGTATGTAATACCCCTTCTGCTCCTGTGTTTAACTCATCAG CGACCTACAGAGAGACAA GACATTCACTGAGCAATGCCAGGGATTCAAGTGCCATGGATACTCTACCGCTAAATGGTAATTTTAACAACAGTTACTCTCTACGAAATGGGGACTACAGTGATGGCGTACAAGTTGTAGACTGTGGACTAAGTCTGAATGATACTGCATTTGAAAAAATGATAATTTCAGAATTAGTACACAACAACCTCCGAAGCAGCAGTAAGATCCACAACCTAGAGAGGACACTACCAGTCAAAACTGTCATTGGTGGAAGCAGTAGCGAAGATGATGCCATTGTAGCAGATGCTTCATCATTGATGCATGGCGATAACCCAGGCCTGGAGCTTCACCACAAAGAGTTAGAGGCACCTCTTATTCCACAACGGACTCACTCTCTTCTGTACCACCCACAGAAAAAAGTGAAGACCGAAGGAACAGACAGCTATGTGTCACAGTTAACAGCAGAGGCTGAAGACAATCTTCAATCCCCAAACAGAGACTCTCTATATACCAGTATGCCCAACCTAAGGGACTCTCCATATCCAGAAAGTAGCCCTGATATTGAAGAGGATCTATCTCCCTCACGAAAAAGTGAAAATGAGGACTTATACTATAAAAGCATGCCAAATCTTGGAGCAGGTCACCATCTTCAAATGTACTACCAGATAAGCAGAGGAAATAGTGATGGCTATATTATACCAATAAACAAAGAAGGCTGTATTCCAGAAGGGGATGTCAGGGAAGGACAAATGCAGTTAGTTACAAGTCTTTAA